A window of Leclercia adecarboxylata contains these coding sequences:
- the iscX gene encoding Fe-S cluster assembly protein IscX, with amino-acid sequence MGLKWTDSREIGEALYDANPDLDPKTVRFTDMHQWICDLEEFDDDPNASNEKILEAILLVWLDEAE; translated from the coding sequence ATGGGACTGAAGTGGACAGACAGCCGTGAAATCGGCGAGGCGCTGTACGACGCCAACCCGGATCTCGATCCGAAGACCGTACGCTTCACCGATATGCATCAGTGGATTTGCGATCTGGAGGAGTTTGACGACGATCCCAACGCATCCAATGAAAAAATTCTGGAGGCGATTCTGTTAGTCTGGCTGGACGAAGCAGAATAA
- the iscU gene encoding Fe-S cluster assembly scaffold IscU codes for MAYSEKVIDHYENPRNVGSFDNSDDSVGSGMVGAPACGDVMKLQIKVNNEGIIEDARFKTYGCGSAIASSSLVTEWVKGKSLDEAQAIKNTDIADELELPPVKIHCSILAEDAIKAAIADYKSKREAK; via the coding sequence ATGGCATACAGCGAAAAAGTTATCGATCATTACGAGAATCCACGTAACGTAGGTTCTTTCGACAACAGCGACGACAGCGTGGGCAGCGGCATGGTGGGTGCACCAGCCTGTGGCGACGTAATGAAGTTGCAGATTAAAGTCAACAATGAAGGTATCATTGAAGACGCGCGCTTCAAGACCTACGGTTGCGGTTCTGCAATCGCTTCCAGCTCCCTGGTCACCGAGTGGGTGAAGGGCAAGTCTCTGGACGAAGCGCAGGCGATTAAAAATACCGATATTGCTGATGAGCTCGAACTGCCGCCGGTAAAAATTCACTGCTCTATCCTGGCGGAAGATGCGATCAAAGCCGCAATCGCGGATTACAAAAGCAAACGTGAAGCAAAATAA
- the pepB gene encoding aminopeptidase PepB, with protein sequence MTEAMKITLSTQPADARWGEKATYSINNDGITLHLNGSDDTGLIQRAARKIDGLGIKHVLLEGVGWDTDRSWAFWAGYKGPKGSRKIEWANLDEAGKAELESRLKIIDWVRDTINAPAEELGPEQLAQRAVDLLCGVAGDNMSYRITKGEDLREQNYMGIHTVGRGSERPPVLLALDYNPTGDKAAPVFACLVGKGITFDTGGYSLKQSAFMDSMKSDMGGAATITGALAFAITRGLNKRVKLYLCCADNMVSGNAFKLGDIIRYRNGKNVEVMNTDAEGRLVLADGLIDASAQKPELIIDMATLTGAAKTALGNDYHALFSFDDKLANRLLASAAAENEPFWRLPLAEFHRSQLPSNFAELNNTASAAYPAGASTAAGFLSHFVENYREGWLHIDCSATYRKAAVEQWSAGATGLGVRTIANLLTAE encoded by the coding sequence ATGACCGAAGCGATGAAGATTACGCTCTCTACTCAGCCTGCCGATGCGCGCTGGGGTGAAAAAGCCACTTACAGCATTAATAACGACGGCATTACCCTGCACCTGAATGGCAGCGACGATACAGGCCTGATCCAGCGCGCGGCGCGCAAAATTGACGGTCTGGGCATCAAACATGTGTTACTGGAAGGCGTTGGCTGGGACACCGATCGCAGCTGGGCCTTCTGGGCGGGCTACAAAGGGCCGAAAGGCAGCCGTAAAATCGAGTGGGCAAACCTCGATGAAGCCGGCAAAGCCGAGCTGGAAAGCCGCCTGAAAATCATCGACTGGGTGCGCGATACCATCAACGCCCCGGCGGAAGAGCTGGGCCCGGAACAGCTGGCGCAGCGCGCGGTGGATCTGCTGTGCGGCGTGGCGGGCGACAACATGTCTTACCGCATCACCAAAGGCGAAGATCTGCGCGAGCAGAACTACATGGGCATCCACACCGTCGGCCGTGGCTCCGAGCGCCCGCCGGTACTGCTGGCGCTGGACTACAACCCAACCGGTGATAAAGCGGCACCGGTGTTCGCCTGCCTGGTCGGGAAGGGTATCACCTTTGACACCGGCGGCTACAGCCTGAAGCAGAGCGCGTTCATGGACTCCATGAAGTCGGACATGGGCGGCGCAGCCACCATCACCGGGGCGCTGGCCTTTGCCATCACCCGCGGCCTGAACAAACGCGTGAAGCTTTACCTGTGCTGCGCGGACAACATGGTCAGCGGTAACGCCTTTAAGCTCGGCGACATCATTCGCTACCGCAACGGCAAGAACGTCGAAGTGATGAACACCGACGCCGAAGGCCGCCTGGTGCTGGCGGATGGCCTCATCGATGCGTCTGCACAGAAACCTGAGCTGATCATCGATATGGCAACCCTGACCGGGGCAGCAAAAACCGCGCTGGGTAACGACTACCACGCGCTGTTCAGCTTCGACGATAAGCTGGCAAACCGCCTGCTGGCGAGCGCCGCCGCCGAGAACGAACCGTTCTGGCGTCTGCCGCTGGCCGAGTTCCACCGGAGCCAGCTGCCGTCGAACTTTGCCGAGCTGAACAACACCGCCAGCGCAGCCTACCCGGCAGGGGCGAGCACCGCCGCCGGTTTCCTGTCGCACTTCGTTGAGAACTACCGTGAAGGCTGGCTGCACATCGACTGCTCCGCCACCTACCGTAAAGCCGCGGTTGAGCAGTGGTCAGCAGGCGCCACCGGTCTGGGTGTGCGTACTATTGCGAACCTGCTGACGGCTGAATAA
- the trmJ gene encoding tRNA (cytosine(32)/uridine(32)-2'-O)-methyltransferase TrmJ, whose product MLQNIRIVLVETSHTGNMGSVARAMKTMGLTNLWLVNPLVKPDSQAIALAAGASDVIGNAQIVDTLDEALAGCSLVVGTSARSRTLPWPMLDPRECGLKSISEGQHAPVALVFGRERVGLTNEELQKCHYHVAIAANPEYSSLNLAMAVQVIAYEVRMAWLATQEKELPAEHEETPYPLVDDLERFYGHLEQTLLATGFIRPDHPGQVMNRLRRLFTRARPESQELNILRGILASIEQKNKE is encoded by the coding sequence ATGCTGCAAAATATCCGAATCGTGCTGGTCGAAACATCGCATACCGGCAACATGGGCTCCGTAGCCCGCGCTATGAAAACCATGGGCTTAACCAACCTCTGGCTGGTTAACCCGCTGGTTAAACCCGACTCTCAGGCCATCGCCCTCGCGGCAGGCGCCAGCGACGTGATCGGCAATGCCCAGATCGTCGACACGCTGGATGAAGCCCTGGCGGGCTGCAGCCTGGTGGTGGGCACCAGCGCGCGTTCACGCACTCTGCCCTGGCCGATGCTCGATCCGCGTGAATGCGGCCTGAAGAGCATCAGCGAAGGGCAGCACGCGCCGGTAGCGCTGGTGTTTGGCCGCGAACGCGTGGGGCTGACCAACGAAGAGCTGCAGAAGTGCCACTATCACGTCGCCATTGCCGCTAACCCGGAGTACAGCTCGCTGAACCTGGCGATGGCCGTACAGGTCATCGCCTATGAAGTGCGCATGGCCTGGCTGGCGACCCAGGAAAAAGAGCTTCCGGCTGAACATGAAGAGACGCCGTACCCGCTGGTGGACGATCTGGAGCGTTTCTACGGTCATCTGGAGCAGACTCTGCTCGCCACCGGCTTCATCCGCCCCGACCATCCGGGGCAGGTGATGAACCGCCTGCGTCGCCTCTTTACTCGCGCACGTCCGGAAAGCCAGGAGCTGAACATCCTGCGCGGTATTCTGGCGTCGATTGAGCAGAAGAATAAAGAGTAA
- the iscA gene encoding iron-sulfur cluster assembly protein IscA has product MSITLSDSAAARVSSFLANRGKGFGLRLGVRTSGCSGMAYVLEFVDEPAAEDTVFEDKGVKVVVDGKSLQFLNGTQLDFVKEGLNEGFKFTNPNVKDECGCGESFHV; this is encoded by the coding sequence ATGTCGATTACCCTTAGCGACAGCGCTGCCGCGCGAGTAAGCTCCTTTCTGGCAAACCGTGGCAAAGGCTTTGGCCTGCGACTGGGTGTACGCACCTCCGGCTGTTCCGGTATGGCGTACGTACTGGAGTTTGTTGACGAACCCGCGGCGGAAGATACCGTGTTCGAAGACAAAGGCGTGAAGGTGGTGGTCGATGGTAAAAGCCTGCAGTTTCTGAACGGCACTCAGCTGGACTTTGTAAAAGAAGGCCTCAACGAAGGGTTTAAGTTTACTAACCCGAACGTGAAAGACGAGTGCGGCTGCGGCGAAAGCTTCCACGTATAA
- the sseB gene encoding enhanced serine sensitivity protein SseB: MSETKNELETLLEKAATEPAHRPAFFRTLLESTVWVPGTAAEGEQVVEDSALDLLHWEKDDGTSVIPFFSSLAALQQAVEDEQAFVVMPVRTLFEMTLGETLFLNAKLPTGKEFTPREISHLIGEEGNPLSTQEVLEGGESLLLSEVAEPPAQMIDSLTQLFQTLKPVKRAFLCSIKEQADEQPVLLIGIEADGEIEEIIQAAGSVATDTLPGDEPIDICRVVKGEKGISHFITEHITPFYERRWGGFLRDFKNNRII; encoded by the coding sequence ATGTCAGAAACCAAAAACGAATTAGAAACCCTGCTGGAGAAAGCGGCCACCGAGCCCGCCCATCGTCCGGCATTTTTCCGCACCCTGCTGGAGTCCACCGTCTGGGTGCCCGGTACGGCTGCGGAAGGTGAACAGGTTGTTGAGGACAGCGCGCTGGATCTGCTGCACTGGGAAAAAGATGACGGCACCTCGGTGATCCCGTTCTTCTCCTCCCTTGCAGCCTTACAGCAAGCCGTTGAAGATGAACAGGCGTTTGTGGTGATGCCGGTGCGCACGCTGTTTGAGATGACGCTGGGCGAAACCCTGTTTCTCAATGCCAAACTGCCGACCGGGAAAGAGTTCACCCCGCGCGAAATCAGCCATCTGATTGGCGAAGAGGGCAACCCGCTCAGTACCCAGGAGGTGCTGGAGGGCGGGGAATCACTGCTGCTGTCTGAGGTGGCCGAGCCGCCAGCGCAGATGATCGACTCCCTGACCCAGCTTTTCCAGACCCTCAAGCCGGTAAAACGGGCGTTTCTCTGCTCCATCAAAGAGCAGGCTGATGAACAGCCGGTCCTGCTGATTGGCATTGAGGCGGATGGCGAGATTGAAGAGATCATTCAGGCTGCGGGCAGCGTGGCGACCGACACCCTGCCGGGCGACGAGCCAATCGATATCTGCCGGGTGGTAAAAGGGGAGAAGGGCATCAGCCACTTCATTACCGAACACATTACGCCGTTCTATGAGCGCCGCTGGGGTGGTTTCCTGCGCGATTTCAAAAACAACCGCATTATCTGA
- the iscR gene encoding Fe-S cluster assembly transcriptional regulator IscR has product MRLTSKGRYAVTAMLDVALNSEAGPVPLADISERQGISLSYLEQLFSRLRKNGLVSSVRGPGGGYLLGKDAGSIAVGEVISAVDESVDATRCQGKGGCQGGDKCLTHALWRDLSDRLTGFLNNITLGELVNNQEVLDVSGRQHSHDSQRSTRAQDAIDVKLRA; this is encoded by the coding sequence ATGAGACTGACATCTAAAGGGCGTTATGCCGTGACCGCGATGCTGGACGTTGCGCTCAACTCCGAAGCGGGCCCGGTTCCATTGGCTGATATTTCTGAACGTCAGGGAATCTCCCTCTCTTATCTGGAACAGCTTTTCTCCCGACTGCGTAAGAATGGCCTGGTTTCCAGCGTTCGCGGTCCTGGCGGTGGTTATCTGTTAGGTAAAGACGCGGGCAGTATTGCTGTTGGCGAAGTGATCAGCGCAGTTGACGAATCCGTCGACGCGACCCGTTGCCAGGGTAAAGGCGGCTGTCAGGGCGGCGATAAGTGCCTGACTCACGCGCTGTGGCGCGATCTGAGCGACCGTCTGACCGGCTTCCTGAACAACATCACCCTCGGTGAACTGGTGAACAACCAGGAAGTTCTGGATGTATCTGGTCGTCAGCATAGCCACGATTCACAACGCAGCACCCGCGCGCAAGACGCAATCGACGTTAAACTGCGCGCCTAA
- the fdx gene encoding ISC system 2Fe-2S type ferredoxin, translating into MPKIVFLPHADLCPDGAVLEAETGETILNVALRNGIEVEHACEKSCACTTCHCIVREGFDSLAESTEDEDDMLDKAWGLEPESRLSCQARVTDEDLVVELPRYTLNHAREH; encoded by the coding sequence ATGCCAAAGATTGTTTTTCTGCCACATGCGGACCTCTGTCCGGATGGCGCAGTTCTGGAAGCTGAGACCGGCGAAACCATCCTTAACGTTGCCCTGCGCAACGGTATCGAAGTGGAACACGCCTGTGAAAAATCCTGTGCCTGCACAACCTGCCACTGCATCGTCCGCGAGGGGTTTGACTCCCTGGCGGAGAGCACGGAAGATGAAGACGACATGCTGGATAAAGCATGGGGTCTGGAGCCGGAAAGCCGCCTGAGCTGTCAGGCACGCGTCACCGATGAAGATCTGGTGGTCGAACTTCCGCGTTATACGCTTAACCACGCACGCGAGCATTAA
- a CDS encoding IscS subfamily cysteine desulfurase codes for MKLPIYLDYSATTPVDPRVAEKMMQCLTLDGNFGNPASRSHRFGWHAEEAVDIARNQIAELVGADPREIVFTSGATESDNLAIKGAANFYQKKGKHIITSKTEHKAVLDTCRQLEREGFEVTYLAPQRNGIIDLKELEAAMRDDTILVSIMHVNNEIGVVQDIATIGELCRARGIIYHVDATQSVGKLPIDLSQLKVDLMSFSGHKIYGPKGIGALYVRRKPRIRIESQMHGGGHERGMRSGTLPVHQIVGMGEAYRIAKEEMETEMARLRTLRNRLWEGVKDMEEVYLNGDLEQGAPNILNVSFNYVEGESLIMALKDLAVSSGSACTSASLEPSYVLRALGMTDELAHSSIRFSLGRFTTDEEIDYTIQLVRNSIGRLRELSPLWEMFKEGVDLNSIEWSHH; via the coding sequence ATGAAATTACCGATCTATCTCGATTACTCCGCAACCACGCCGGTGGACCCGCGTGTTGCCGAGAAAATGATGCAGTGTCTGACCCTGGACGGAAACTTTGGTAACCCGGCTTCCCGTTCACACCGTTTTGGCTGGCATGCTGAAGAGGCGGTCGATATCGCCCGTAATCAGATTGCTGAGCTGGTTGGTGCCGATCCGCGTGAAATTGTTTTCACCTCAGGCGCAACCGAATCCGATAACCTGGCGATCAAAGGTGCAGCTAATTTCTATCAGAAAAAAGGCAAGCACATCATCACCAGCAAAACCGAACACAAAGCCGTGCTGGACACCTGTCGCCAGCTCGAGCGTGAAGGCTTTGAAGTCACCTACCTCGCGCCGCAGCGCAACGGTATCATCGACCTGAAAGAGCTCGAAGCGGCAATGCGTGACGACACCATTCTGGTCTCCATCATGCACGTGAACAACGAAATCGGCGTGGTGCAGGATATCGCGACTATCGGCGAACTGTGCCGTGCGCGCGGCATCATCTATCACGTTGATGCGACCCAGAGCGTGGGCAAACTGCCTATCGATCTGAGCCAGCTGAAAGTGGATCTGATGTCCTTCTCCGGCCACAAAATCTATGGCCCGAAAGGTATCGGCGCGCTGTACGTGCGTCGTAAGCCACGTATCCGCATTGAATCCCAGATGCACGGCGGCGGTCACGAGCGCGGCATGCGTTCCGGTACCCTGCCTGTTCACCAGATCGTGGGCATGGGTGAAGCCTACCGTATCGCCAAAGAAGAGATGGAAACCGAGATGGCGCGCCTGCGTACGCTGCGCAACCGTCTGTGGGAAGGCGTGAAAGATATGGAAGAAGTCTATCTGAACGGCGATCTCGAGCAGGGCGCACCGAACATCCTCAACGTCAGCTTCAACTATGTTGAAGGCGAGTCGCTGATCATGGCGCTGAAAGACCTGGCCGTCTCTTCCGGTTCTGCGTGTACCTCCGCAAGCCTGGAGCCGTCCTACGTACTGCGTGCGCTGGGCATGACTGATGAACTGGCACACAGCTCTATCCGTTTCTCTTTAGGTCGTTTCACTACCGATGAAGAGATTGACTACACCATCCAACTGGTTCGCAACTCTATTGGCCGTCTGCGTGAACTTTCTCCACTGTGGGAAATGTTCAAAGAAGGCGTGGATTTGAACAGCATTGAATGGTCACATCACTAA
- a CDS encoding MurR/RpiR family transcriptional regulator, translating into MDNRLATLLTRGESLTRAEYRVLAHLTGHPLLVGHITVRELAQATFVSTATIMRLCRKLGFSGFSEFTWHCKQLLSDTPHITAETRQPAELPALFNQFIANYQQTFQWATAEKRRHFAELLREKERFFLYGAGFSYLFAEYLTKKLQVLGKTAFISGPGDSRNIFLSNASRYQVFIAVSRSGETEQVLDKARIAQNVGMTVVAFTRASANTLAGMADLHFALYDEAVHFAAEAAGVTSFESNLVLLMDLLLLETTG; encoded by the coding sequence ATGGATAACCGTCTGGCGACACTGTTAACGCGCGGGGAGTCATTAACCCGCGCAGAGTATCGCGTGCTGGCCCATCTGACCGGGCATCCGCTGCTGGTGGGCCACATTACGGTGCGGGAGCTGGCACAGGCGACCTTCGTCTCTACCGCCACCATTATGCGCCTGTGCCGCAAGCTGGGGTTCAGCGGCTTTAGCGAATTCACCTGGCACTGCAAGCAGCTGCTGAGCGATACGCCGCACATCACCGCCGAAACCCGCCAGCCTGCGGAACTGCCCGCCCTGTTTAATCAGTTCATCGCCAACTATCAGCAGACCTTTCAGTGGGCGACGGCGGAAAAGCGCCGTCATTTTGCTGAACTGCTGCGGGAGAAAGAGCGTTTCTTTCTTTACGGCGCGGGCTTTTCCTACCTGTTTGCCGAGTATCTGACTAAAAAACTGCAGGTGCTGGGCAAGACGGCGTTTATCTCCGGCCCAGGCGACAGCCGCAATATATTCCTCAGCAATGCCTCGCGCTATCAGGTGTTCATCGCGGTGTCGCGCAGCGGTGAGACGGAACAGGTGCTGGATAAGGCGCGGATCGCGCAGAACGTAGGAATGACGGTGGTGGCCTTTACCCGCGCGTCGGCGAATACCCTGGCGGGGATGGCGGATCTGCATTTTGCGCTGTACGACGAAGCGGTACATTTCGCTGCCGAAGCCGCAGGGGTGACGTCGTTTGAGTCGAACCTGGTACTGCTGATGGATTTACTGCTGCTGGAGACAACGGGGTGA
- the hscB gene encoding co-chaperone HscB encodes MDYFTLFGLPAGYEIDTQALAARFQDLQRQYHPDKFASGTQAEQLAAVQHSATINQAWQTLRNPLSRAEYLLSRHGFDLSSEQHTVRDTAFLMEQLELREELDEIEHAKDEARLERFIKRVKGMFDTRHQQMVDQLNNETWDVAADSVRKLRFLDKLRSSAEQLEEKLLDF; translated from the coding sequence ATGGATTACTTCACCCTCTTTGGGTTACCAGCCGGGTATGAAATTGATACTCAGGCGCTGGCGGCCCGTTTCCAGGATCTGCAACGTCAGTATCACCCGGATAAATTCGCCAGCGGCACGCAGGCGGAACAACTGGCGGCGGTGCAGCACTCTGCGACCATCAATCAGGCGTGGCAAACCCTGCGCAACCCGCTGAGCCGGGCAGAATATCTGCTGTCGCGCCACGGGTTTGACCTCTCCAGTGAGCAACACACCGTTCGCGACACCGCGTTCCTGATGGAACAGCTGGAGCTTCGCGAAGAGCTGGATGAGATCGAACACGCCAAAGACGAAGCCCGTCTTGAGCGCTTTATTAAGCGCGTAAAAGGCATGTTTGATACCCGCCATCAGCAGATGGTTGACCAATTGAATAACGAGACGTGGGACGTGGCGGCGGACAGTGTACGCAAGCTGCGTTTTCTCGATAAACTGCGAAGCAGCGCTGAACAACTCGAAGAAAAGCTGCTCGATTTTTAA
- the hscA gene encoding Fe-S protein assembly chaperone HscA, producing MALLQISEPGLSAAPHQRRLAVGIDLGTTNSLVATVRSGQAETLADAQGQHLLPSVVHYQSQGHSVGYDARTNAAQDPANTISSVKRMMGRSLADIQSRYPHLPYQLQASENGLPMIATAAGLLNPIRVSADILKALAARATATLSGELDGVVITVPAYFDDAQRQGTKDAARLAGLHVLRLLNEPTAAAIAYGLDSGQEGTIAVFDLGGGTFDISILRLSRGVFEVLATGGDSALGGDDFDHLLADHICALAGINDRSDARVQRQVLDAAIAAKIALSDAASVTVEVAGWKGDITREQFNELIAPLVKRTLLACRRALKDAGVEAEEVLDVVMVGGSTRVPLVRERVGEFFGRTPLTSIDPDKVVAIGAAIQADILVGNKPDSEMLLLDVIPLSLGLETMGGLVEKVIPRNTTIPVARAQEFTTFKDGQTAMSIHVLQGERELVQDCRSLARFALRGIPALPAGGAHIRVTFQVDADGLLSVTAMEKSTGVESSIQVKPSYGLTDNEIATMIQDSMSYAEQDVKARMLAEQKVEAARVLESLNSALTADAALLSAAERQAIDDAVAHLIAVAEGDDTDAIEQAIKNVDKQTQEFAARRMDQSVRTALKGHSVDEV from the coding sequence ATGGCCTTATTACAAATTAGTGAGCCGGGCTTAAGTGCCGCACCGCACCAGCGTCGTCTGGCGGTGGGCATCGACTTAGGCACCACCAACTCGCTGGTGGCGACCGTGCGCAGCGGCCAGGCTGAAACGCTGGCGGATGCGCAGGGTCAGCACCTGCTGCCTTCTGTGGTCCACTATCAGTCCCAGGGCCACAGCGTGGGCTATGATGCCCGCACCAACGCCGCTCAGGATCCAGCCAATACCATCAGCTCGGTAAAACGAATGATGGGCCGCTCGCTGGCGGATATCCAGAGCCGTTACCCGCATCTGCCGTATCAGCTCCAGGCCAGTGAAAATGGCCTGCCGATGATCGCCACCGCCGCGGGATTACTGAACCCGATCCGCGTTTCTGCCGATATCCTCAAGGCGCTGGCCGCCCGCGCGACTGCGACGCTTTCAGGCGAACTCGATGGCGTCGTGATCACCGTTCCGGCCTATTTCGATGACGCCCAGCGTCAGGGCACCAAAGACGCCGCGCGTCTGGCGGGCCTGCACGTGCTGCGCCTGCTCAACGAACCGACCGCTGCGGCGATTGCCTATGGCCTGGACTCCGGTCAGGAAGGAACGATCGCGGTCTTCGACCTTGGCGGCGGCACCTTTGATATTTCTATTCTGCGCCTGAGCCGCGGGGTGTTCGAAGTGCTGGCCACCGGTGGCGATTCTGCCCTTGGCGGCGACGACTTCGACCATCTGCTGGCGGATCATATCTGTGCGCTGGCGGGCATAAACGATCGTAGTGATGCGCGTGTGCAACGTCAGGTGCTGGATGCTGCTATTGCTGCCAAAATCGCCCTCAGCGATGCCGCCTCCGTCACCGTTGAGGTTGCGGGCTGGAAAGGCGACATCACCCGCGAGCAGTTCAATGAATTGATTGCCCCGCTGGTGAAACGTACTCTGCTGGCCTGCCGTCGCGCGCTGAAAGATGCGGGCGTGGAGGCAGAAGAGGTGCTGGATGTGGTCATGGTTGGCGGTTCAACCCGCGTTCCGCTGGTGCGTGAGCGCGTAGGCGAGTTCTTTGGCCGCACGCCGTTGACCTCCATCGATCCGGATAAAGTGGTTGCCATTGGCGCCGCTATCCAGGCCGATATTCTGGTCGGCAACAAGCCGGACAGCGAAATGCTGCTGCTGGACGTCATCCCGCTGTCGCTTGGTTTAGAAACCATGGGCGGCCTGGTGGAGAAAGTGATCCCGCGTAACACCACCATTCCGGTGGCGCGCGCGCAGGAGTTCACCACCTTTAAGGACGGCCAGACCGCGATGTCCATCCACGTGCTGCAGGGCGAGCGCGAGCTGGTTCAGGACTGCCGTTCGCTGGCGCGTTTCGCGCTGCGCGGCATTCCGGCGCTGCCTGCGGGCGGAGCGCATATCCGCGTCACCTTCCAGGTAGATGCGGACGGCCTGCTGAGCGTCACGGCGATGGAAAAATCGACCGGTGTCGAATCCTCCATTCAGGTGAAACCGTCCTACGGTCTGACCGATAACGAGATCGCCACCATGATTCAGGATTCAATGAGCTACGCCGAACAGGATGTGAAGGCGCGTATGCTGGCCGAACAGAAAGTGGAAGCCGCACGCGTGCTGGAAAGCCTGAACAGCGCACTCACTGCTGATGCCGCGCTGCTAAGCGCCGCTGAACGTCAGGCCATTGACGACGCCGTCGCACATCTGATTGCGGTAGCCGAAGGCGATGACACCGACGCCATAGAACAAGCGATTAAAAACGTTGATAAACAAACCCAGGAGTTCGCCGCTCGCCGTATGGACCAGTCTGTCCGTACCGCGCTGAAAGGCCACTCCGTGGACGAGGTTTAA
- the suhB gene encoding inositol-1-monophosphatase, which translates to MQHPMLTIAVRAARKAGNVIAKHYETPDSVETSQKGSNDFVTNVDKAAEAVIIETIRKSYPQHTIITEESGEHEGEDQDVQWVIDPLDGTTNFVKRLPHFSVSIAVRIKGRTEVAVVYDPMRNELFTATRGQGAQLNGYRLRGTNARDLDGTILATGFPFKAKQHAPAYMKILGKLFTECADFRRTGSAALDLAYVAAGRVDGYFEIGLKPWDFAAGELIAREAGALVCDFTGGHNYMLSGNIVAGNPRVVKAMLANMRDELSEALKR; encoded by the coding sequence ATGCAACATCCAATGTTGACCATCGCCGTGCGCGCAGCGCGCAAGGCGGGTAATGTAATTGCCAAACACTACGAAACGCCAGATTCCGTAGAAACCAGCCAGAAAGGCAGCAATGACTTTGTGACCAATGTCGATAAAGCCGCAGAAGCGGTGATTATCGAAACCATTCGCAAATCTTACCCGCAGCACACCATCATCACCGAAGAAAGCGGTGAGCATGAGGGCGAAGATCAGGATGTTCAATGGGTTATCGATCCACTGGATGGCACCACCAACTTCGTTAAACGTCTGCCACACTTCTCCGTTTCTATCGCCGTACGCATCAAAGGCCGTACTGAAGTGGCGGTGGTTTACGATCCAATGCGTAACGAACTCTTCACCGCGACCCGCGGTCAGGGCGCTCAGCTGAACGGCTACCGTCTGCGCGGCACCAACGCTCGCGACCTCGATGGCACCATCCTGGCGACCGGCTTCCCGTTCAAAGCTAAACAGCACGCCCCTGCCTACATGAAAATTCTGGGTAAACTGTTCACCGAGTGCGCGGACTTCCGCCGTACCGGCTCCGCTGCGCTGGACCTGGCCTACGTTGCCGCTGGCCGCGTTGATGGTTACTTTGAAATTGGCCTCAAGCCGTGGGACTTCGCCGCTGGCGAACTGATCGCCCGTGAAGCAGGCGCGCTGGTATGTGATTTCACCGGTGGCCACAACTACATGCTCTCCGGCAACATCGTTGCGGGTAACCCACGTGTGGTGAAAGCCATGCTGGCGAACATGCGTGACGAACTGAGTGAAGCGCTGAAGCGTTAA